The following proteins come from a genomic window of Spirochaetaceae bacterium:
- a CDS encoding cupin domain-containing protein, translating into MANQTSDAPRGVTRQSADVPCQPVAAGTATETHVLIGPDDGAPNFALRRFVMGEGGGMPRHTNAVEHEQFVLTGAARVTIGDAVHDVSAGTALYIPAEVPHSYEVTEAPFEFLCIVPNREDCITLVEE; encoded by the coding sequence ATGGCCAACCAAACCAGCGACGCTCCGCGCGGCGTCACCAGGCAGAGTGCCGACGTTCCCTGCCAGCCGGTCGCGGCCGGCACCGCCACCGAGACGCACGTATTGATCGGCCCGGATGACGGCGCCCCCAACTTCGCGCTGCGCCGCTTCGTCATGGGCGAGGGCGGCGGCATGCCGCGCCACACCAACGCCGTGGAGCATGAACAGTTCGTGCTGACCGGCGCGGCACGGGTCACCATCGGCGACGCCGTGCACGACGTAAGCGCCGGCACCGCGCTGTACATTCCCGCCGAGGTGCCGCACTCCTACGAGGTGACCGAGGCGCCGTTCGAGTTTCTGTGCATCGTCCCCAACCGCGAGGACTGCATCACCCTGGTCGAAGAGTGA
- a CDS encoding amidase, translating into MTMPAEAADPTPASGSELCYLPALDLRDRYRRGELSPVEVTAAVLDRIDALQPRLNAFVTVTRDHALEQARAAERAYRDGSAGPLAGIPLSLKDLVPTRGVRTTMGSLLRQDWVPDFDAPVVERLLGAGGVLLGKTNTPEYGWKGETSNRVSGTTHNPWRHGRTPGGSSGGAAAAVAAGLGPIAQGSDGAGSIRIPSSFSGIFGIKPSFGLVPQYPASAVELLSHVGPMTRTVRDAALMLAVMAGADPRDPHSWSQPCDYLAQLQEEPERPAGPVRVAWSPDLGTATVDPEVARLTAAAAQRFGELGYEVEEAGPDVADPWGLMDVLWCVGEAGVHGALFPEVRGDLDPGLAAIIDTAQTYRALDVAAALRARLDYYHGMRAFMERYDLLLTPTMPLPAFAAGLDQPDRIGDTALDAGLSWTPFTYPFNLTGQPAATVPCGFTGDGLPVGLQIVGRRRCDSTVLAAAAAFEAAHPWAHHRPPL; encoded by the coding sequence ATGACCATGCCTGCCGAGGCTGCCGATCCCACGCCGGCGAGCGGCAGCGAGCTGTGCTACCTGCCGGCGCTGGATCTGCGCGACCGCTACCGGCGCGGTGAGTTGTCCCCGGTGGAGGTGACGGCTGCGGTCCTGGATCGCATCGACGCGCTGCAGCCGCGCCTGAACGCCTTCGTCACCGTGACCCGCGACCACGCACTCGAGCAGGCGCGGGCCGCCGAACGCGCCTATCGCGACGGCAGCGCCGGGCCGCTGGCCGGCATCCCGTTGTCGTTGAAAGACCTCGTTCCCACCCGCGGCGTACGCACCACCATGGGCTCCCTGCTGCGGCAGGACTGGGTGCCCGACTTCGACGCGCCGGTGGTGGAACGGCTGCTCGGCGCAGGCGGCGTCCTGCTCGGCAAGACCAATACGCCGGAGTACGGGTGGAAGGGCGAGACCAGCAACCGGGTGAGCGGCACCACCCACAACCCGTGGCGCCACGGCCGTACGCCCGGCGGTTCCTCCGGCGGCGCGGCGGCCGCCGTTGCCGCCGGACTCGGCCCGATCGCGCAGGGCTCGGACGGCGCCGGGTCGATCCGTATCCCATCCTCGTTCAGCGGCATCTTCGGCATCAAGCCGTCGTTCGGTCTGGTGCCGCAGTACCCGGCCAGCGCCGTGGAGCTGCTGTCCCACGTCGGGCCGATGACGCGCACGGTGCGGGACGCCGCGCTGATGCTCGCGGTCATGGCGGGCGCCGACCCGCGCGACCCGCACTCGTGGTCACAACCGTGCGACTACCTGGCGCAGCTGCAGGAGGAGCCCGAACGGCCCGCCGGGCCGGTGCGCGTCGCCTGGTCGCCCGACCTGGGGACGGCCACTGTCGACCCCGAAGTGGCGCGCCTCACCGCGGCCGCCGCGCAGCGCTTCGGCGAACTGGGCTACGAGGTGGAAGAGGCCGGCCCCGACGTTGCCGACCCGTGGGGGCTGATGGACGTGCTGTGGTGCGTCGGCGAGGCCGGCGTGCACGGCGCCCTGTTCCCGGAAGTGCGCGGCGACCTCGATCCCGGCCTGGCAGCGATTATCGACACGGCCCAGACGTACCGCGCCCTGGACGTGGCGGCCGCGTTGCGCGCGCGGCTCGACTACTACCACGGCATGCGCGCCTTCATGGAGCGTTACGACCTGCTGCTGACCCCGACCATGCCGCTGCCGGCCTTTGCCGCCGGGCTGGACCAACCGGACCGGATCGGCGACACGGCGCTGGACGCCGGGTTGAGCTGGACGCCGTTCACCTACCCGTTCAACCTCACCGGCCAACCCGCCGCCACCGTGCCGTGCGGATTCACCGG